One Cardiocondyla obscurior isolate alpha-2009 linkage group LG11, Cobs3.1, whole genome shotgun sequence DNA segment encodes these proteins:
- the LOC139106546 gene encoding N-alpha-acetyltransferase 30 yields MDTGRMEGGAEASDPGAAGKIKAIMGFPTSRDVTSLDIKSRLSLEATDARGEPHVNGVVQVNGVCDSPQRTAVVPDLTAQSKTMETSHLNQHEQAGTLSMESKDNDIRYVSYTSELQMPDIMKLIQKDLSEPYSIYTYRYFIHNWPKLCFLAMHGEECVGAIVCKLDIHRKVIKRGYIAMLAVDVKYRKRKIGSNLVRQAIQAMVEDDADEVVLETEITNRPALRLYENLGFVRDKRLFRYYLNGVDALRLKLWLR; encoded by the exons ATGGATACCGGGAGAATGGAAGGCGGCGCGGAAGCAAGCGACCCGGGGGCGGCCGGCAAGATCAAAGCGATAATGGGGTTCCCGACTTCACGGGACGTCACGAGCCTGGATATAAAGTCACGTCTGAGCCTGGAGGCGACAGACGCGCGCGGCGAGCCGCACGTCAATGGGGTGGTTCAAGTGAACGGTGTCTGCGACTCGCCCCAAAGGACTGCCGTAGTCCCTGATCTCACGGCGCAATCTAAAACAATGGAAACTAGTCATTTAAACCAACATG AACAAGCAGGAACATTATCCATGGAAAGTAAAGACAACGATATCCGATATGTTAGCTATACAAGTGAATTACAAATGCCTgatattatgaaattaatacaaaaggACCTAAGTGAACCGTATTCTATTTACAcatatagatattttattcataattgGCCGAAATTGTGCTTCCTG GCAATGCATGGTGAAGAATGCGTCGGTGCCATTGTCTGCAAACTAGACATCCACAGGAAGGTGATAAAGCGTGGCTATATCGCGATGTTAGCAGTGGATGTAAAATATCGGAAACGAAAGATCGGGTCGAATCTGGTGAGACAGGCGATCCAAGCGATGGTGGAAGATGACGCTGACGAAGTAGTTTTGGAAACTGAAATCACTAACAGGCCGGCGCTGCGCTTGTACGAGAACCTTGGATTTGTGCGGGATAAAcgattatttcgatattaCTTAAATGGCGTGGATGCGTTGCGACTGAAATTATGGCTCAGGTGA